A portion of the Drosophila sechellia strain sech25 chromosome 2R, ASM438219v1, whole genome shotgun sequence genome contains these proteins:
- the LOC6608488 gene encoding uncharacterized protein LOC6608488 isoform X7, protein MPNNRNRNRNRNRNKRNRNQNQNQNPSQNQNENHQQQAEGAEDREEQQDFETQIAVAQSSSFVDDNGNSGSVSNGPTENSEEVTNTLEKTEKKEEIFEQPATVIQKEADSDAEMGAKNSKHRKEKSDKQASNGKAEEQVRPPPTIIRRPPGSPRQAKVIVHRIVREEDTANGKAQSPEPPKAVDPKEQHLEVEDSKEQQPEAHQEIETKEERENEPSPKELSESSHLSDDAPQKHVEVEENEPIYDEVDYSKDDSTNKIPQQEQHDPKEPQQYVLHLEKAMEFVENAHQQHVAAVQSYQKQRDTEQDAKQQEQSEAQHLQESTEAHQQHVAVPHILVDPKEKQEDDVKQEPILNNAQQQFDEIAPKAPKEIQIKVQFQTEDPLSQQPPPQKPTSKVIIHQIHLETTDEEPNVKPTFEEVSSTTGSLAGTLSPPPRYLVESPKNVSNGQFSRFSRDVQIQEMELNSDCSSGEFNSLQSPLVCEVESESEGSVALGPERSPSDQQVPSSSRVEQHEQVRQKRAQYRNALESHFLPQLLNPRYLDSILEENEWRNSTASSGGSDQTGIRTPKLNETFPKSQLDFSRRHRRREEAPTPLKLETRLLEDLTDLESCTRLQSTLSPQSEDAELVYLSSSASSSVSDLMELELEQAAALAERALVDLDTDASRLIARPDDEMSSTSTTTADRSETEAETETETEREGEQSRESTPVNANPTLTSSQSSLLSAATPTSTPTPADREQLAKDTNVSGGSTVSFGAASPLAATREEFVRNMDKVRELIEMTRREQEQGELPRSPSPPPVPPPPASVPPYSPESSSFHLASLQLKRQESNDSHCSDSTTHSQCTAINLASPPPPPTAQPPTPPLRQKPAPPPVPSPVSPPAPPTPQSEPELSVADSVANANADVDADADTDTEAIKKLRLLCTEQLASMPYGEQVLEELASVAQNIADQSQNKMPYPMPQLPHIKELQLNANESKSSSAWLGLPTQSDPKLLVCLSPGQRDLVNNQTQPDDLLDAHQKFVERRGYHELSKAQVLEQDHQQQQSEMLKTAAMMRELRKSLSPPAPPVPPPPVPLKSAETAAKATAHENAKRDDASEQKQKIAACESSSLENKPRQAADLGAQQSAEQRQSSSTTTSSHKATTETMSSDTAKFPTLDSMESELARMFPQHKGDIFEEQRKRFSNIEFPSHQPVSQTKRYSNIETSSYESKKRMENGQVVYDVSTSSHEKKEQGDPPKDQPVPPVPPPPIMSATKLNGNTFIDGDVAPKNSQPSRESGSGSGNGTYEEFRQRAKAAADAFGDQREQQNGLDQDRVFKDFDRLSQQMHAELQSTREKREKSASMYDLSGFTRPATGHPRLDELQQRRHAHMQELEREIERSAKSRQERMSSVPRQMEATPPRTHEIPIELEPRSRRAESLCNLNEPPPRPHTTVGHYNHPMAQDDWSRYANDLGYSENIARPFAREVEICYQRQNQRTPHCIRAPRLSASTNDLSSSSQYSYDTFNAYGGRRTHAPMLNQAQQQQRPHYGSCYSMIERDPNPRYISTTSRRGVSPAPPPVATPQQQQVPPPAYDRQQRRSSLPRELHEQQLKYILSKEEELKFEVERLQQERRRLMEEMQRAPVLPAPQRRESYRPAAKLPTLSEDEVFRQQMAEEWMNKVAEREERRQHKIIRISKIEDEHDHSAVDKATISDEFLDRVKERRHKLSMPADSDWESGAESQPQPAAQSQPESDVEAPPVRILEGQAEANLRQLPRHLREFAKFSTSEQLPDGAQMERHEEQERREEATDNAHSSATKKTSIVKTYKVSRLPPSVQDRATASEEANSAATGMGDRLRPRPPKQTRFLLNAQQLQQQRQRRSWSESDLLKEIDSELQLAKGFLYANVYKVKHEYMSEPETGSDRPRKMAQLGRRQYDGIGPVTNDGMPIILRSEVKEPHQHEWYKRLYQTIHKQKNGDEFVIRYKCPRARPSYKSNGYVSEPEPNYDSDYSTLRYRTQNPHRVQSVSSAVNVRNLNQDEKLYGTMPNPIKSAQNSYKNQPGRIENYTTGHSSVSEKEKKENLEQSKLSPLYTEGNLSRALAKESGYTSDSNLVFRKKEVPVSSPLSPVEQKQAYKSLQAGGEPPLLGFRKPAPEKPRDLDPNAPPIPPQPPVKGLSSYDFPYSTDTVDGSDVNIHFKTPIRHEHRQNLSEEELAIRQAEHMQKLYHEERRRKYLQELQDMNSRRHTDNFTPSQKSPIALNRYDDFPTDVTLKSLVGPKTVARALFNFQGQTSKELSFRKGDTIYIRRQIDANWYEGEHNAMIGLLPASYVEIVSRDGARTPSKRPSEGQARAKYNFQAQSGIELSLNKGELVTLTRRVDGNWFEGKIANRKGIFPCSYVEVLTDIGAEDIAARTTTVITSQSTTNLRPNLDVLRTNINNEFNTLTQNGAQPPNGILKETRTLHKTDALHVDTSSEPLAYRALYKYRPQNSDELELLEGDVVHVLEKCDDGWFVGTSQRTGCFGTFPGNYVERA, encoded by the exons ATGCCCAATAACCGCAATCGTaatcgcaatcgcaatcgcaaCAAACGCAATCGaaaccaaaatcaaaatcagaatccgagccaaaaccaaaacgaaaaccATCAGCAGCAGGCAGAAGGGGCGGAGGATcgggaggagcagcaggattTCGAGACTCAAATCGCAGTAGCGCAATCTTCTTCCTTCGTAGATGATAATGGAAATTCTGGCAGCGTTTCAAATGGGCCAACGGAAAACAGCGAAGAGGTGACGAACACTCTTgagaaaaccgaaaaaaaagaagaaatattCGAGCAACCAGCCACAGTCATCCAAAAAGAAGCAGATTCAGACGCAGAAATGGGTGCCAAAAATTCAAAACATCGCAAGGAAAAGTCCGATAAGCAGGCGTCTAATGGAAAAGCTGAAGAGCAGGTGCGTCCGCCTCCCACCATTATTAGAAGGCCACCCGGCAGCCCCCGGCAAGCCAAGGTCATAGTTCATCGAATTGTGAGGGAAGAGGACACGGCCAATGGTAAAGCTCAATCACCAGAGCCACCCAAAGCCGTAGATCCTAAGGAGCAGCACTTGGAGGTCGAGGATTCAAAGGAGCAGCAACCTGAAGCTCATCAGGAGATTGAAACTAAGGAAGAACGGGAAAATGAACCGAGTCCAAAGGAACTTTCTGAATCTAGTCATCTTTCGGATGACGCACCGCAGAAACATGTCGAAGTTGAAGAGAATGAACCAATTTATGATGAAGTGGACTACTCAAAGGATGATTCCACTAACAAGATTCCACAGCAAGAGCAACATGATCCAAAGGAACCGCAGCAATATGTGTTGCACCTCGAAAAGGCAATGGAATTTGTAGAAAATGCACatcagcaacatgttgctgccgtACAAAGTTATCAAAAACAAAGAGACACAGAGCAAGACGcaaagcagcaggagcaaaGTGAAGCACAGCACCTTCAGGAATCAACTGAAGCGCatcagcaacatgttgcagtACCACATATCCTTGTAGATCCCAAGGAGAAACAAGAGGATGATGTGAAACAGGAACCCATTTTGAATAACGCCCAACAGCAATTTGATGAGATTGCACCAAAAGCCCCAAAGGAAATCCAAATAAAAGTTCAATTTCAAACAGAAGATCCTCTTTCGCAGCAGCCTCCTCCACAGAAGCCCACCTCCAAGGTGATTATCCACCAGATACACCTCGAAACCACCGACGAAGAGCCAAATGTCAAGCCTACTTTCGAGGAGGTTAGCAGCACTACCGGTTCTCTGGCCGGAACTCTATCTCCACCACCCCGTTATTTGGTGGAGTCGCCGAAGAACGTGTCAAATGGCCAATTTTCGCGCTTCTCGCGCGATGTGCAAATCCAGGAGATGGAACTGAACAGCGACTGCAGCTCCGGGGAATTCAATTCCCTGCAGTCGCCGTTGGTATGCGAAGTAGAATCGGAATCAGAGGGATCGGTAGCCTTGGGACCCGAGCGATCGCCGTCGGATCAGCAGGTGCCGTCCAGCAGCCGAGTGGAGCAGCATGAGCAGGTGCGCCAGAAACGTGCCCAGTATCGGAACGCTTTGGAATCGCACTTCCTGCCGCAGTTGCTCAATCCCCGCTATCTGGACAGCATCCTGGAGGAGAATGAATGGAGAAACTCCACCGCCTCCTCTGGCGGAAGCGATCAGACGGGGATCCGCACGCCCAAGCTGAACGAGACCTTTCCCAAGAGTCAGTTGGACTTCAGCCGCAGACACAGACGGAGGGAGGAGGCCCCAACGCCTCTTAAGCTCGAAACCAGGCTGCTGGAGGATTTAACCGATCTGGAGAGCTGCACCCGACTGCAGAGCACCCTGTCTCCACAGTCCGAAGATGCAGAGCTAGTTTACCTGAGCTCCTCGGCCTCCAGCAGTGTCTCTGACCTCATGGAACTAGAACTAGAGCAGGCTGCCGCCTTGGCGGAGAGGGCCCTCGTGGACTTGGATACGGATGCCAGTCGGTTGATTGCTCGGCCGGACGATGAGATGAGCAGCACAAGTACCACCACTGCAGACAGGAGCGAGAcggaagcggaaacggaaacggagaCGGAGAGAGAGGGCGAGCAGAGTCGCGAGAGCACACCTGTTAACGCCAACCCGACGCTCACCAGTTCGCAGTCTTCGCTGCTGAGCGCCGCAACGCCGACGTCGACGCCCACTCCCGCCGATCGAGAACAATTAGcaaaagatacaaatgtatctggTGGATCGACTGTTAGTTTCGGGGCAGCATCGCCGCTAGCGGCCACGCGCGAGGAGTTCGTTCGCAATATGGACAAAGTGCGCGAGTTGATCGAGATGACGCGGCGCGAACAGGAGCAAGGTGAACTACCGCGATCGCCGTCGCCGCCGCCCGTTCCCCCGCCTCCCGCTTCCGTGCCACCCTACAGTCCCGAGTCTTCCTCGTTCCACCTAGCTTCCTTGCAGCTGAAGCGGCAGGAGTCTAACGACTCCCACTGCTCCGACAGCACCACCCACAGCCAATGCACGGCCATCAACCTGGCCAGTCCCCCACCGCCACCCACTGCTCAGCCACCCACACCGCCTCTCAGACAAAAGCCTGCACCACCACCCGTACCGTCACCCGTATCACCACCCGCACCACCCACTCCCCAATCAGAGCCAGAGCTTTCAGTTGCAGATTCGGTTGCGAATGCAAATGCGGATGTAGATGCAGATGCCGACACTGATACGGAAGCAATAAAGAAACTGCGCCTGCTGTGCACCGAGCAGTTGGCTTCCATGCCCTATGGCGAACAGGTGCTCGAGGAGTTAGCCAGTGTGGCCCAGAACATTGCCGACCAATCGCAGAACAAGATGCCCTATCCCATGCCCCAGTTGCCGCACATCAAGGAGCTGCAGTTAAACGCCAATGAAAGCAAGTCCTCCTCCGCCTGGCTGGGTCTGCCGACCCAGTCCGATCCCAAGCTATTGGTCTGCCTCTCGCCCGGCCAGAGGGATTTGGTAAATAACCAAACGCAACCGGATGACCTGCTTGATGCCCACCAGAAGTTCGTGGAGCGTCGGGGATACCATGAGTTGTCCAAGGCCCAGGTTCTCGAGCAAgaccaccagcaacagcagagtGAGATGCTCAAGACGGCGGCCATGATGCGCGAGTTGCGCAAGAGCCTCTCGCCGCCGGCGCCTCCTGTCCCTCCGCCGCCGGTACCGCTGAAGAGCGCCGAAACGGCGGCCAAGGCGACCGCTCATGAAAACGCCAAGAGAGATGACGCAAGCGAACAAAAGCAGAAGATCGCAGCATGCGAATCGTCATCGCTTGAAAATAAACCAAGGCAAGCAGCTGATCTTGGTGCTCAGCAGTCGGCAGAGCAACGCcagagcagcagcaccaccacctccagcCACAAAGCGACCACAGAGACCATGTCCAGTGACACCGCCAAGTTTCCCACGCTGGACAGCATGGAGAGTGAGCTGGCCAGGATGTTCCCCCAGCACAAGGGCGACATTTTCGAGGAGCAGCGCAAGCGGTTCTCCAACATTGAGTTCCCCAGCCACCAGCCCGTCAGCCAAACCAAGCGGTACTCCAACATCGAGACAAGCAGTTACGAGTCCAAGAAGCGAATGGAAAATGGTCAGGTAGTCTATGATGTGAGCACTTCAAGTCACGAGAAAAAGGAGCAGGGTGATCCCCCCAAGGACCAGCCCGTACCACCCGTTCCCCCGCCGCCAATTATGTCAGCAACGAAATTAAACGGTAACACTTTCATTGATGGAGACGTGGCGCCCAAAAATAGCCAGCCGTCGCGAGAGAGCGGTAGCGGCAGCGGCAACGGTACGTATGAGGAATTTCGGCAGCGTGCCAAGGCCGCCGCGGATGCTTTTGGAGATCAGCGGGAGCAGCAAAACGGGCTGGATCAAGACCGCGTGTTCAAGGACTTCGATAGGCTATCGCAGCAGATGCACGCCGAGCTGCAAAGCACCCGGGAAAAGCGGGAGAAGTCCGCTTCCATGTACGATCTCAGTGGCTTCACGCGACCCGCGACGGGTCATCCGAGATTAGATGAGCTGCAGCAGAGAAGACATGCCCACATGCAGGAGTTGGAGAGAGAAATAGAGCGGTCGGCAAAGTCGCGACAGGAGCGAATGTCCTCGGTACCGCGACAAATGGAGGCCACACCACCGCGAACTCATGAGATTCCCATTGAGCTGGAGCCACGTTCCCGACGGGCCGAGTCCCTGTGCAATCTTAATGAGCCACCACCACGTCCGCACACCACCGTGGGTCACTATAACCATCCGATGGCACAGGATGACTGGTCTAGGTATGCCAACGATTTGGGATACTCGGAGAACATAGCACGACCCTTTGCCAGGGAGGTGGAGATTTGCTATCAGCGGCAGAATCAGAGAACACCACATTGCATTAGGGCTCCCCGCCTCTCCGCCAGCACTAATGATCTGAGCAGCTCTAGTCAATATAGCTACGATACCTTCAATGCTTATGGTGGCAGAAGGACCCATGCCCCCATGCTGAACCAggcgcaacagcaacagcgtcCTCATTACGGCAGCTGTTACTCCATGATCGAGAGGGATCCCAATCCCAGGTACATAAGTACCACCTCGCGAAGAGGCGTGAgcccagcaccaccaccagttGCAACtccgcaacagcagcaggtgcCACCACCTGCCTATGATCGCCAGCAGAGGAGATCCTCGCTGCCGAGGGAATTGCATGAACAGCAGCTGAAGTACATACTATCCAAAGAGGAGGAGCTCAAGTTTGAAGTGGAGCGATTGCAGCAGGAGCGCCGTCGTCTAATGGAGGAAATGCAGAGGGCTCCGGTCTTGCCTGCTCCTCAGAGGAGGGAGAGCTACAGGCCCGCCGCCAAGCTGCCCACTCTGAGCGAGGATGAGGTATTTCGGCAGCAAATGGCCGAGGAGTGGATGAACAAGGTGGCTGAGCGGGAAGAGCGTCGTCAGCACAAGATCATACGCATATCGAAGATCGAGGATGAGCACGATCACTCCGCCGTAGACAAGGCGACCATAAGCGATGAATTCTTGGATCGGGTGAAGGAGCGGCGTCACAAGTTGTCCATGCCGGCGGACAGCGATTGGGAAAGTGGGGCAGAATCCCAACCCCAGCCAGCCGCCCAATCCCAGCCAGAATCGGATGTAGAGGCGCCACCAGTACGCATACTGGAGGGCCAGGCGGAGGCCAATCTCCGCCAGCTGCCACGGCACCTGCGGGAGTTCGCCAAGTTCTCTACCAGCGAACAGTTGCCGGATGGCGCCCAAATGGAGCGTCACGAGGAACAGGAGCGCAGGGAGGAGGCTACCGACAATGCGCACAGCAGTGCCACCAAGAAGACGAGCATCGTGAAGACGTACAAGGTTTCCAGGCTACCGCCTTCCGTCCAGG ACAGAGCCACCGCATCCGAGGAGGCGAACTCAGCGGCAACGGGAATGGGTGACCGGCTGCGACCACGCCCACCCAAGCAGACGCGCTTCCTCCTTAACgcgcagcagctgcagcagcagaggCAGCGGCGCAGCTGGTCGGAAAGCGATCTTCTCAAGGAGATCGACAGTGAACTGCAGCTGGCCAAGGGCTTCCTCTACGCGAATG TCTACAAAGTCAAGCACGAGTATATGAGCGAACCGGAGACGGGCAGCGATCGTCCCCGGAAAATGGCACAGTTAGGGCGAAGGCAGTACGACGGCATCGGTCCGGTGACCAACGATGGAATGCCCATCATCCTGAGATCG GAGGTCAAGGAGCCGCATCAGCATGAGTGGTACAAGCGTCTGTATCAGACGATACACAAGCAGAAGAACGGCG ATGAATTCGTGATTCGCTACAAGTGTCCTAGAG CCCGTCCGTCGTACAAGAGCAACGGATACGTCTCAGAGCCCGAGCCCAACTACGATTCGGATTACTCGACGTTGAGGTACCGCACCCAGAATCCGCACCGCGTTCAGTCCGTCTCCTCGGCTGTCAATGTGCGCAACCTTAATCAGGACGAGAA GTTGTATGGTACTATGCCAAATCCCATAAAATCAGCGCAAAACTCGTATAAGAATCAGCCAGGTCGCATCGAAAACTATACGACAGGTCATTCGTCTGTTTCCGAAAAGGAAAAGAAGGAA AATCTAGAACAATCGAAACTATCGCCATTGTACACTGAAGGTAACTTGTCCAG AGCTTTGGCCAAGGAATCCGGCTATACTAGCGATTCCAATCTGGTCTTCCGTAAGAAGGAGGTACCCGTAAGCAGCCCCCTTAGCCCCGTTGAACAAAAGCAGGCTTACAAGAGTCTCCAGGCAGGCGGAGAACCTCCTCTGCTCGGCTTCCGCAAACCAGCGCCCGAGAAACCCCGTG ATCTCGACCCGAACGCGCCCCCCATTCCCCCACAGCCGCCAGTCAAGGGTCTCTCCTCCTACGATTTCCCGTACAGCACCGACACCGTCGACGGATCAG ACGTGAACATCCACTTCAAGACCCCCATCAGGCATGAGCATCGCCAGAACTTGTCGGAAGAGGAACTAGCCATTCGCCAAGCGGAGCACATGCAGAAGCTCTACCACGAGGAGCGCCGTCGCAAGTATCTACAGGAGCTGCAGGACATGAATTCGCGCCGCCACACGGACAACTTCACCCCGTCGCAGAAGTCGCCCATCGCCCTCAATCGCTACGATGACTTCCCCACGGACGTGACCCTCAAGTCGCTGGTGGGCCCCAAGACGGTGGCCCGGGCTCTCTTCAACTTTCAGGGACAGACCTCCAA GGAGCTATCCTTCCGCAAGGGCGACACAATCTACATCAGGCGGCAGATCGATGCCAACTGGTATGAAGGCGAGCACAATGCCATGATTGGACTGCTTCCAGCCAGCTATGTTGAG ATTGTCAGTCGAGATGGAGCCCGTACCCCATCCAAGCGGCCATCGGAGGGTCAGGCCCGTGCCAAATACAACTTCCAGGCCCAGTCGGGCATAGAGCTCTCCTTGAACAAGGGCGAATTGGTCACTTTGACGCGCCGAGTGGATGGCAACTGGTTCGAGGGCAAGATTGCCAACAGGAAGGGCATCTTCCCGTGCTCTTACGTGGAG GTACTTACTGATATTGGTGCTGAAGACATTGCGGCCAGGACAACCACCGTGATCACCAGCCAGAGCACCACGAATCTGCGGCCCAATCTCGACGTGCTGCGCACAAACATCAACAATGAGTTCAATACGCTGACGCAAAATGGAGCACAGCCACCGAACGGAATCCTTAAGGAAACGCGGACACTTCATAAGACAGACGCCCTCCATGTGGACACCAGTTCCGAGCCATTGGC ATACCGCGCACTGTACAAGTACCGGCCCCAGAACTCCGATGAACTGGAACTGCTCGAGGGAGATGTGGTCCATGTGCTGGAGAAGTGCGACGACGGATGGTTCGTGGGCACCTCGCAGAGGACCGGCTGCTTCGGCACATTCCCCGGCAACTACGTGGAACGGGCCTAG